One region of Danio rerio strain Tuebingen ecotype United States chromosome 5, GRCz12tu, whole genome shotgun sequence genomic DNA includes:
- the cox7c gene encoding cytochrome c oxidase subunit 7C, mitochondrial, protein MLGQAVRRFATSAVRSSHYAEGPGKNLPFSVENKWRLLGMMVLFFGSGFAFPFIVVRHQILKK, encoded by the exons ATGCTCGGACAAGCTGTTCGTCGGTTTGCCACGTCCGCGGTTCGCTCCAGTCACTATGCGGAGGGACCAGGAAAG aacCTGCCTTTCTCAGTAGAGAACAAGTGGAGGCTTCTTGGCATGATGGTGCTGTTCTTCGGCAGTGGATTCGCCTTCCCCTTCATTGTTGTCAGGCATCAGATCCTGAAGAAGTGA